One part of the Pristiophorus japonicus isolate sPriJap1 unplaced genomic scaffold, sPriJap1.hap1 HAP1_SCAFFOLD_3262, whole genome shotgun sequence genome encodes these proteins:
- the LOC139249571 gene encoding LOW QUALITY PROTEIN: dynein regulatory complex subunit 5-like (The sequence of the model RefSeq protein was modified relative to this genomic sequence to represent the inferred CDS: inserted 1 base in 1 codon): protein MNVNPWITKFSGPNPAADPRRMRRIIAEDPEWSLATIPLLSDLCINHIVKNFTAHPLLNELMEQHKRKVLAKISTNIPLQVTANLVSDEGYWRRCCLECWEVCDTSRYGGSWKQMFFERLLKNIIEFFVPDTTDLKVVLEFIPLCKDYVKRLDIAQLLPPVKQIPETADDESSDGGSDSDLNVPSMDHFDFSMLLSKLPNLEELDVIYGVKDCGMNFEWNIFQFTYQDCFSLAKAIHSCKGLKVLKLPRNKIDDDKLRVLVKYMLNHPSLMELDLSHNLIADNGAKVLAKLLHRTKLEKVNLCDNRIQAYGAKAISYKVKRFSTLNXLNLRLNQIGDDGGEVLARALHKSSVEDINLASNELTEPVARVISELLMKNQNLKSINISCNNIGPVSMWG, encoded by the exons ATGAATGTCAATCCTTGGATCACCAAGTTTTCCGGCCCGAATCCGGCAGCCGATcctaggaggatgaggaggatcatCGCAGAGGATCCCGAGTGGTCACTGGCCACGATCCCACTGCTTTCCGACCTCTGCATCAACCACATCGTGAAGAACTTCACTG CGCATCCCCTTTTGAACGAACTGATGGAACAACACAAGCGCAAGGTGCTGGCCAAGATCTCCACCAATATCCCGCTCCAGGTAACGGCCAACCTGGTCAGCGACGAGGGCTACTGGAGAAGGTGCTGCCTGGAGTGCTGGGAGGTGTGCGACACGTCCAGGTACGGGGGCAGCTGGAAACAAATGTTCTTCGAGCGGCTGCTGAAGAACATCATCGAGTTCTTTGTCCCAGACACCACCGACCTGAAGGTGGTCCTGGAGTTCATACCGCTCTGCAAAGACTACGTGAAGAGGTTGGACATCGCCCAGCTCCTTCCGCCCGTCAAGCAGATCCCCGAGACGGCGGATGACGAGTCCTCGGACGGCGGCAGCGACAGTGACCTGAATGTGCCCTCGATGGACCACTTTGACTTCAGCATGTTGCTCAGCAAGCTGCCAAATCTGGAAGAGCTGGACGTGATCTACGGGGTCAAGGACTGCGGCATGAATTTCGAATGGAACATATTCCAGTTTACGTaccaagactgcttctccctggcgAAAGCCATCCACTCCTGCAAGGGCTTGAAGGTGCTGAAGCTCCCTCGGAACAAGATCGATGACGACAAGCTACGCGTGCTGGTCAAGTACATGTTGAATCACCCCTCGCTGATGGAGCTGGACCTGTCGCACAACTTGATCGCGGACAACGGGGCGAAGGTTCTGGCCAAGCTCCTCCACAGAACCAAGCTCGAGAAGGTCAACCTGTGTGACAACCGGATCCAAGCTTATGGAGCCAAGGCCATCTCCTACAAAGTCAAGCGATTCTCCACCCTCA CCCTCAACCTTCGCCTCAACCAAATTGGGGATGACGGGGGAGAAGTCTTGGCCCGAGCTCTACACAAGTCCTCGGTGGAAGACATCAACTTGGCGAGCAATGAGCTGACGGAGCCTGTGGCCAGGGTCATCTCTGAGCTCCTGATGAAGAACCAAAACCTGAAGTCCATCAACATTTCCTGCAATA